In the genome of Petrotoga olearia DSM 13574, one region contains:
- a CDS encoding DUF5685 family protein produces MYGYISIYFTPTEEERKSYLYYYCGLCHSLKENFGEFYRLTTVKEVVFFSMLNNPVESFNEFRCPYVGLKKRFKPENNSFMTPYAYLNLLIIYGKLLDYKLEGKPIPKKIFNKFETKLLEHFDPMTIKEYNHLLMKQQKVEEQNLDLDDYAKPSQEIMEMLFEKFFPQGYPATMPVVIAYLIYLVDSVYDFDKDIKKRNFNAIASSFGVKKLEELTQDQKERILFTYDLCSKEFVENIGEIANFNKYLVKKLATFSLIYHRNSVTKILDGGKKDERATNHSRANKKGRFQKPIFKI; encoded by the coding sequence ATGTACGGATATATATCTATCTATTTTACCCCTACCGAAGAAGAAAGAAAAAGCTATCTATATTACTATTGTGGATTATGTCATTCTTTGAAAGAAAATTTTGGAGAGTTCTATAGACTTACGACGGTAAAAGAAGTGGTTTTCTTTTCAATGTTGAATAATCCTGTTGAGAGTTTTAACGAATTCAGGTGTCCGTATGTAGGATTAAAAAAAAGATTTAAACCGGAGAATAATTCTTTCATGACACCTTATGCTTATCTCAACTTACTCATAATCTATGGAAAACTTTTAGATTACAAATTAGAAGGAAAACCAATTCCAAAGAAAATTTTTAATAAGTTTGAAACGAAATTACTTGAACACTTTGATCCCATGACTATCAAAGAATACAATCATCTATTAATGAAGCAACAAAAGGTAGAAGAACAAAATTTGGATTTGGATGATTATGCTAAGCCATCTCAAGAAATTATGGAAATGTTATTCGAAAAATTTTTTCCTCAAGGATATCCAGCAACCATGCCTGTTGTAATCGCTTATTTGATATATTTGGTAGACAGTGTTTATGATTTCGATAAAGATATAAAGAAGAGAAACTTTAATGCTATAGCAAGTTCTTTTGGTGTTAAAAAATTAGAAGAATTAACTCAGGATCAAAAAGAACGAATTTTGTTTACTTACGATTTATGTTCAAAAGAATTCGTAGAAAATATAGGAGAAATTGCTAATTTCAATAAGTATTTAGTAAAAAAGTTAGCCACTTTTTCTTTGATATATCACAGAAATTCTGTCACAAAAATTTTAGATGGAGGAAAAAAAGATGAAAGAGCAACAAACCATTCCAGAGCAAATAAAAAAGGGAGATTTCAAAAACCTATTTTTAAAATATAA
- a CDS encoding GspE/PulE family protein, which produces MKRKPSNFYLLYDKSLKNYKVEENILDNFLKKYDDENITDFHFEPHEGKIDVKARYCGDLITLETMGSYEYEVVLNKLLINCGYDIVKDFENIDGSFSFQEINYRASFVRSSGGISCVLRKLRNIDDIKVVLEPSILSNVEKLIDQKSKMLIFSGPTGSGKTTTMQYIVNKFKRRRKVHSIENPVEYNNPGIIQIVSKSEEEKADILKYILRQDPDLIVVGEIRERNFAKLLFESSITGHLVFSTLHAKNVFLVLQRLKMFGIEVKNLSESLDLILNQRLIPKNCSFCQGNGCQQCYNTGKKGFITIFEGLVISKNLKKDISQGKSINFISDKYKDSDCYIDPLPTLGKFFNEGLISEDQYLNNLSSF; this is translated from the coding sequence ATGAAAAGAAAACCTTCTAATTTCTATCTGTTATACGATAAAAGCCTAAAAAACTATAAAGTTGAAGAAAATATTTTAGATAACTTTTTGAAAAAGTATGACGATGAAAATATTACAGATTTTCATTTTGAGCCGCATGAAGGAAAGATAGATGTTAAAGCCAGATACTGTGGGGATTTAATAACTTTAGAAACTATGGGGTCATATGAATACGAAGTAGTGCTAAACAAATTACTTATCAATTGTGGGTACGATATAGTAAAAGATTTTGAAAATATCGACGGTTCTTTTAGTTTTCAAGAGATTAATTATAGGGCTTCCTTTGTTAGGTCTTCAGGAGGAATAAGTTGTGTTTTAAGAAAATTAAGAAACATAGATGATATTAAAGTTGTTTTGGAACCTTCGATTCTTTCTAATGTGGAAAAATTAATTGATCAAAAATCAAAAATGCTTATTTTTTCTGGACCTACAGGGTCTGGTAAAACTACAACAATGCAATATATAGTGAATAAGTTTAAGAGAAGAAGAAAAGTACATAGCATAGAAAATCCAGTAGAATATAATAATCCAGGTATAATTCAAATAGTATCAAAAAGTGAGGAAGAGAAAGCAGATATTTTAAAATATATATTAAGGCAAGATCCTGATTTAATAGTTGTGGGTGAAATTAGGGAGAGAAATTTTGCAAAATTGTTATTTGAATCTTCGATAACGGGTCATTTGGTGTTTTCCACGTTACACGCTAAGAATGTTTTTTTAGTACTTCAAAGGCTGAAGATGTTTGGAATAGAAGTAAAGAATCTTTCTGAAAGTTTAGATCTTATCCTTAATCAAAGATTAATACCTAAAAATTGTTCTTTCTGTCAAGGGAACGGGTGTCAGCAATGTTATAATACTGGGAAAAAAGGTTTTATAACGATTTTTGAAGGTTTAGTAATTTCAAAAAATTTGAAAAAAGATATTTCACAGGGTAAAAGTATCAATTTTATAAGTGATAAATACAAAGATTCTGATTGCTATATAGATCCATTACCCACACTTGGTAAATTTTTTAATGAAGGTTTAATTAGTGAAGATCAGTATTTAAATAATTTATCTTCATTCTAA
- the ftsZ gene encoding cell division protein FtsZ, with product MPFEMEEINKQNKLFSRKTSYKIKVIGVGGAGNNAIQRMIKKGIDDVELIAANTDVQVLENNDAPRKIQLGKELTKGLGAGGDPEIGKRSALESQDDLKETLKDADLLFITAGLGGGTGTGAVPIIADLATQMGILTVAIVTLPFHFEGSTKERIALKGFQETKKYVDSLIKISNDKLIDNDDDIPIDKAFEKADEILIQAITGISDLITKPGMINLDFADVASVLRIKGSAMLGIGLAKGEKRAEEAIKNALNSKILEDPVRNATAALVNIAGKTPTTQDVKIVNEILRSYAIDDARLKMGITLIDLPPEVIKVTVIASGYDKLPGEENYLDLYEQPALYRQFGKGIVAEEISKLNKYLQDHVEEIQGEEVQQ from the coding sequence ATGCCCTTTGAAATGGAAGAAATCAATAAACAGAATAAGTTGTTTAGTAGGAAAACGAGTTACAAGATAAAAGTTATAGGTGTCGGAGGAGCAGGCAATAATGCTATTCAAAGGATGATAAAAAAAGGTATTGATGATGTAGAACTGATTGCAGCGAACACGGATGTTCAGGTATTAGAAAATAATGACGCACCTAGAAAAATTCAATTGGGAAAAGAGCTGACAAAGGGCTTAGGTGCCGGCGGAGATCCAGAAATTGGTAAAAGATCAGCTTTAGAAAGTCAAGATGATTTAAAAGAAACTTTAAAAGATGCAGACCTTTTATTTATAACCGCAGGTTTAGGAGGAGGCACAGGGACTGGAGCTGTACCTATTATAGCTGATTTAGCTACACAAATGGGTATTTTGACTGTGGCTATAGTTACCTTACCTTTTCACTTTGAAGGATCAACAAAAGAAAGAATAGCTTTGAAGGGTTTTCAAGAAACTAAAAAGTATGTGGATAGTTTAATTAAAATATCAAATGATAAACTCATAGATAACGACGATGATATCCCCATTGACAAAGCCTTTGAGAAAGCTGATGAAATACTTATTCAAGCAATAACAGGTATTTCTGATTTAATAACCAAGCCAGGTATGATCAATTTAGATTTTGCAGACGTAGCTTCGGTATTACGCATAAAAGGTTCGGCTATGCTTGGTATTGGTCTTGCAAAAGGAGAAAAAAGAGCCGAAGAAGCTATAAAAAATGCATTGAACAGTAAGATCTTGGAAGATCCTGTGAGGAATGCGACCGCTGCTTTGGTAAACATTGCTGGTAAAACTCCTACAACACAAGATGTAAAAATTGTCAACGAAATTTTACGTTCATACGCGATAGATGATGCAAGGCTAAAAATGGGAATCACACTTATAGATTTGCCTCCAGAAGTTATTAAAGTTACAGTTATAGCATCGGGTTACGACAAATTACCTGGAGAAGAAAACTATCTAGATCTTTATGAGCAACCAGCTTTATACAGACAATTTGGGAAAGGTATAGTTGCTGAAGAGATATCCAAATTGAACAAATATTTGCAAGATCATGTAGAAGAAATTCAAGGTGAAGAAGTCCAACAATAA
- a CDS encoding cell division protein FtsA, with the protein MAKDYLIGIDIGSFFLKGILFETDENEHIVPISLSKLPVDGIINGEIQDMESLRKSIETLIENLKQESQKKFKNPEIIVGYSTNALNITEENFTVEFSKRTEIRENELRNIKKNVIKKYTDEGKIILDSNFVKFHIDEKRVKNPVSFFAEKSLTTTLNVVWVDENAFSLLINVLKDIVYTSEIPIYDSTLSNSYIITTPNDRNVGITVIDFGYNSCRIIIFKDGIPKLFYTFPYGMKYVLKDISNVLKVSEKEAHRLLEEEGSCSRETKTMKKVNFQLLTGSGYSYVPLSLLNKIIFARVREIISRLNGELSKIGYERTFEVGALQGGIVLTGGGSKIRNIEITIKELMGENFRKSSIVSFDSFKNVPDELVKDPEFQTVFGLIERYRIDLLEENLYEKSRETRSESPKRNKSSKKTTTAFKTFFKKITGGEEEDAL; encoded by the coding sequence ATGGCTAAAGATTATTTGATTGGAATTGATATAGGTAGTTTTTTTCTAAAGGGAATACTTTTTGAAACAGATGAAAACGAGCATATAGTGCCAATTTCACTGAGTAAACTGCCAGTTGATGGTATTATTAACGGGGAAATTCAAGATATGGAATCATTACGTAAATCAATTGAAACACTTATAGAAAATTTGAAACAGGAGTCTCAAAAAAAGTTTAAGAATCCCGAGATTATTGTAGGATATTCTACTAACGCTTTAAATATCACTGAAGAGAATTTTACCGTTGAGTTTAGTAAAAGAACAGAAATTAGAGAAAATGAACTCAGAAACATCAAAAAAAACGTTATAAAAAAATACACAGACGAAGGAAAAATAATTTTGGATTCTAACTTTGTGAAGTTTCATATTGACGAAAAAAGGGTGAAAAATCCAGTTTCTTTTTTTGCGGAAAAGTCGTTAACTACAACACTAAATGTTGTTTGGGTAGATGAGAATGCCTTTTCGCTGTTAATTAATGTTTTAAAAGACATTGTGTATACTTCTGAAATTCCTATATACGATTCAACTTTATCAAATAGTTATATTATTACCACTCCCAACGATAGAAATGTTGGAATTACAGTTATAGATTTTGGTTACAATTCTTGTAGGATAATCATCTTTAAGGACGGTATTCCAAAATTATTCTACACTTTTCCTTATGGGATGAAATATGTATTAAAAGATATTTCCAACGTACTTAAGGTTTCTGAAAAAGAAGCTCATAGATTATTGGAAGAGGAAGGGTCATGTTCAAGAGAAACCAAAACAATGAAAAAGGTAAATTTTCAATTATTGACAGGTAGCGGTTATTCTTACGTTCCTCTAAGTCTTTTAAATAAAATCATTTTTGCTAGAGTAAGAGAAATCATAAGCAGGTTAAATGGAGAACTCTCAAAAATAGGTTATGAAAGAACTTTTGAAGTAGGGGCTTTACAGGGAGGGATAGTATTGACTGGGGGAGGTTCAAAGATAAGAAATATTGAGATCACTATTAAGGAATTGATGGGCGAAAATTTCAGGAAGAGTTCTATAGTATCTTTCGACTCGTTCAAGAATGTTCCAGATGAGTTAGTAAAAGATCCAGAGTTTCAAACTGTTTTTGGATTAATAGAAAGATATAGAATAGATTTATTGGAAGAAAATCTTTATGAAAAAAGTAGAGAGACGCGTTCTGAATCCCCCAAAAGAAATAAATCTTCCAAAAAAACAACAACCGCCTTCAAAACTTTTTTTAAAAAGATAACGGGAGGTGAAGAAGAAGATGCCCTTTGA
- a CDS encoding DNA gyrase/topoisomerase IV subunit B, whose product MVEKAYSGNDIKVLKGLEPVRLRPGMYIGSTGKSGLNHMVYEIIDNAIDEHVNGFCDTIRVTLNQDDSVEVEDNGRGIPVDIHPTENKNTLELVMTSLHAGGKFDKKAYKVSGGLHGVGASVVNALSEYMEVKVFRDGKIYYQKYAKGVPQTDLIIIGETDKTGTIVKFLPDKEIFDEGDITVESRLIENRLKEIAFLNPNLKVIFEDTKRDYRQEFHFQGGLSEFINYVLKRRKMNPISEPVYLYGLYQYSKLESEIQVEIAFVYTDSEESNIISFVNNIRTIDGGEHESGFKQALTRLSNEYARKYNVLKEKDDNFSGEDVREGLLAIIHVKMPNPVFEGQTKGRLGSKLAREAVNQITTEKLSLYFDANIKEAKNIFERMFLAYKKRLAAKRARDNIKRKTIFENTTLPGKLADCTSKDLNESELFIVEGDSAGGNAKQARDRMYQAILPLRGKILNAEKTDFLKLLKNEQVSNIFTALGTGIGEEFNLSKLRYGKIIIMTDADVDGAHIRTLVLTLFHKYMRSLIEEGHVYIAQPPLYRFEVGKQHFYLYSDEELEELKKKYADKKWRLQRYKGLGEMNPDQLRETTMDRETRKLVKIKIEDLEMAEEMLEILMGYDPSVRREFIESNANKVKELDI is encoded by the coding sequence ATGGTAGAAAAAGCATATTCTGGAAACGATATAAAGGTCTTGAAAGGTTTAGAACCTGTTAGACTAAGGCCTGGAATGTACATTGGATCAACAGGTAAATCGGGATTAAACCATATGGTTTACGAGATAATTGATAATGCCATAGATGAGCATGTTAATGGCTTTTGTGATACCATTCGAGTTACTTTAAATCAGGATGATTCAGTTGAAGTTGAGGATAATGGAAGAGGTATACCCGTAGATATACACCCAACTGAAAACAAAAATACATTGGAATTAGTTATGACTTCACTTCATGCCGGTGGAAAGTTTGATAAAAAAGCTTATAAGGTTAGTGGAGGGTTACATGGAGTAGGAGCATCTGTGGTTAACGCTCTTTCGGAATATATGGAAGTAAAAGTCTTCAGAGACGGGAAAATATACTATCAAAAGTATGCAAAAGGTGTTCCTCAAACAGATTTAATTATTATAGGAGAAACAGACAAGACCGGAACTATTGTGAAATTTCTCCCTGACAAAGAAATATTCGATGAGGGAGATATAACCGTTGAATCACGATTAATTGAAAATAGACTGAAGGAAATAGCCTTTTTAAATCCTAACTTGAAAGTTATCTTTGAAGATACGAAAAGAGATTATAGGCAAGAGTTCCATTTCCAAGGTGGCTTGAGTGAATTTATAAATTACGTTTTGAAACGGCGAAAGATGAATCCTATTTCCGAGCCGGTATATCTTTATGGATTGTATCAATATAGCAAGTTGGAATCTGAGATTCAAGTGGAAATTGCTTTCGTTTATACCGATTCTGAAGAAAGCAATATTATTTCTTTTGTGAACAACATTAGAACTATTGATGGTGGAGAACATGAATCTGGATTCAAGCAAGCTCTAACTAGACTATCAAACGAATATGCAAGGAAGTACAACGTTTTAAAGGAAAAAGACGATAATTTTAGCGGAGAAGATGTAAGAGAAGGATTATTAGCCATAATACATGTAAAAATGCCCAACCCCGTTTTCGAAGGTCAAACAAAGGGAAGATTGGGGTCTAAACTTGCTAGAGAAGCAGTAAATCAAATAACTACAGAAAAATTATCCTTATATTTTGATGCAAATATAAAAGAAGCTAAAAACATTTTTGAAAGAATGTTTTTAGCTTACAAAAAAAGACTAGCTGCTAAGCGAGCGAGAGACAATATCAAGAGAAAAACGATATTCGAAAATACAACTTTACCAGGAAAGTTGGCAGATTGTACGTCGAAGGATTTAAATGAATCTGAGCTTTTTATAGTCGAAGGGGATTCTGCAGGGGGAAACGCAAAACAAGCTAGAGATAGGATGTACCAGGCAATTTTACCCTTAAGAGGGAAAATTCTTAATGCAGAGAAAACTGATTTTTTGAAACTTTTAAAAAATGAACAAGTTTCAAATATTTTCACAGCTTTAGGTACTGGCATAGGAGAAGAGTTTAATTTGTCCAAATTGAGATATGGTAAGATCATTATAATGACCGATGCAGATGTTGATGGTGCCCATATTAGAACTTTAGTATTGACGCTTTTTCACAAATACATGCGTTCTCTAATAGAAGAAGGGCATGTATACATTGCTCAACCACCTCTGTATAGATTTGAGGTTGGAAAACAACATTTTTATCTTTATTCCGACGAAGAACTTGAAGAATTGAAGAAAAAGTATGCTGATAAAAAGTGGAGGTTACAAAGATATAAGGGGTTAGGAGAAATGAATCCTGACCAATTGAGAGAGACTACTATGGATAGAGAAACTCGAAAACTTGTAAAAATAAAGATAGAAGATTTAGAAATGGCAGAGGAGATGTTAGAAATACTCATGGGATATGATCCTTCTGTTAGAAGAGAGTTTATTGAATCAAATGCTAATAAGGTGAAAGAGCTCGATATCTAG
- a CDS encoding DciA family protein — MEEKFEGVLKELSKKNLVYKKIYIIKKLREEIPKYLPENLSKHVIVKNYLLKEKVLEIACSNNYVKQEILFREKIVLNALNSILENETINRIRIVS; from the coding sequence ATGGAAGAAAAATTTGAAGGTGTTTTAAAAGAACTTTCTAAAAAAAATTTGGTTTACAAAAAAATATACATAATAAAGAAATTAAGAGAAGAAATACCTAAGTATCTTCCTGAGAATCTATCAAAACATGTGATAGTCAAAAATTATCTCTTAAAAGAGAAGGTTTTAGAAATAGCCTGTTCTAATAATTATGTCAAACAGGAAATACTTTTTAGGGAAAAAATAGTGTTGAACGCGTTAAATTCTATTCTAGAAAATGAAACGATAAATAGAATTAGAATTGTTTCTTGA
- a CDS encoding aminotransferase class IV has protein sequence MFYNGKEWVEFPLVSGDDEGFVNGYSIYDVLRTYSGIPYNLKRHYDRLKRSADFMSLEIPPLEKIKIILNQAKKIHNYEEFRFKIYVTPFTSKYKTFYCFVEELKEDVDLIEEGVVVNIARERKPSSPIIPYYVKTPLNGSIKYVHKKYDYYYDSIVLNEYGNVTEGTYSNIFYVSGGMLLTPHISSGILPGITREDVLELANDLSLEVEEKANVQVWELLSAEEVFLTHTSRGVVPVRRIFPDFTFTVPGVVTEAILDNWKDFITEKIED, from the coding sequence ATGTTTTATAATGGTAAAGAGTGGGTAGAATTTCCATTGGTTAGCGGTGATGATGAAGGTTTTGTAAATGGTTATTCAATTTATGATGTACTTAGAACTTATTCAGGCATTCCCTACAATTTAAAAAGGCATTATGACAGGTTAAAACGTTCTGCTGATTTTATGTCACTTGAAATACCACCTCTGGAAAAGATAAAAATAATTTTAAATCAAGCAAAAAAGATTCATAATTATGAGGAATTCAGATTTAAAATATATGTAACTCCTTTCACTTCGAAATATAAAACATTTTATTGCTTTGTTGAAGAGTTAAAAGAGGATGTGGATCTGATTGAAGAAGGAGTGGTAGTAAATATAGCTAGAGAAAGGAAACCTTCATCTCCTATTATTCCTTATTATGTAAAAACACCTTTAAATGGGTCAATCAAATATGTGCATAAAAAATATGATTATTATTATGATTCTATTGTTTTGAATGAATACGGTAATGTTACCGAAGGTACATATTCTAATATTTTTTACGTCAGCGGAGGTATGTTGTTGACACCTCATATTTCATCGGGAATATTGCCAGGTATAACCAGAGAAGATGTTCTTGAATTGGCAAATGATTTATCTTTAGAAGTTGAAGAGAAAGCAAATGTTCAAGTTTGGGAACTTTTATCTGCCGAGGAAGTGTTTCTTACCCACACTTCAAGAGGAGTAGTACCAGTTAGAAGAATTTTTCCCGATTTTACTTTTACTGTACCTGGTGTGGTAACAGAAGCTATTCTTGATAATTGGAAAGATTTCATAACAGAAAAAATAGAAGATTGA
- the mtaB gene encoding tRNA (N(6)-L-threonylcarbamoyladenosine(37)-C(2))-methylthiotransferase MtaB, with amino-acid sequence MNRKVSFITFGCKMNQAESQALAEKLSPYYDVVFEEKMGESDIYILNTCGVTSEAERKVRQTIRRLKRLNENSKIIATGCYSVSDPEELKKSGADLVLGNLEKKQIDGLLDEEGIYSDKYFWYHNEKYDILVPDEPYGNRTRAFLPIEEGCINSCTFCKIKFLRGLKIVSLQKKDVIKSIEKFIEKGYKEIVLTGTNLGYYGLDNSETLEELLNQIGKSFADKEVRIRITSLYPEIITDNLSAILNTYPIFERHIHLSIQHFSDKILESMNRKYNRKMIYKAIENLRKYDSNFSITCDLIVGFPGENEEDLRIMFDSIEELRLLKVHSFRYSPREGTVAARMKNQVPGKEKKERLSQLNKIADLSRKNYLKSMMGAKVNVLAESHLKDVFFGYDEYYIPHYIQFHDIKIEKGQFLQTEISSLSKENKGVVSNVL; translated from the coding sequence ATGAATCGTAAAGTTTCTTTTATTACTTTTGGATGTAAAATGAATCAGGCTGAAAGTCAGGCGCTGGCTGAGAAATTATCTCCTTATTATGATGTTGTATTTGAAGAAAAAATGGGAGAAAGTGATATTTATATTTTAAATACTTGTGGTGTTACTTCAGAGGCTGAGAGGAAAGTACGGCAAACAATTAGAAGATTAAAAAGATTAAATGAAAATTCAAAAATTATAGCTACCGGTTGCTATTCAGTTTCTGATCCCGAAGAATTAAAAAAATCAGGCGCAGATTTGGTTTTAGGTAATTTAGAAAAAAAGCAAATAGACGGATTATTGGATGAAGAAGGCATATATTCAGATAAATACTTTTGGTATCATAATGAAAAATATGACATATTAGTTCCTGATGAACCGTACGGTAACCGAACAAGGGCCTTTTTACCTATTGAGGAAGGATGTATTAACTCCTGTACCTTCTGTAAAATAAAATTTTTGAGAGGATTAAAAATAGTAAGTTTACAAAAAAAAGACGTTATAAAAAGTATAGAAAAATTCATAGAAAAAGGTTATAAAGAAATAGTATTAACCGGAACAAATTTAGGATATTACGGCTTGGACAATTCTGAAACATTAGAAGAACTGTTAAATCAAATTGGAAAGAGTTTTGCCGATAAAGAAGTTAGAATAAGGATAACATCCTTATATCCTGAAATAATAACCGATAATTTGTCTGCTATATTGAACACTTATCCAATATTTGAGAGGCACATACATCTTTCAATTCAACATTTTTCAGATAAAATTTTAGAATCAATGAATAGAAAGTATAATAGAAAAATGATTTATAAAGCCATCGAAAACTTAAGAAAGTACGATTCAAATTTTTCTATTACTTGTGATCTCATAGTTGGGTTTCCCGGTGAAAATGAGGAAGATTTACGTATCATGTTTGATTCAATTGAAGAACTTAGGCTTTTAAAAGTTCATAGTTTTAGGTATTCACCACGTGAAGGAACAGTAGCTGCTAGGATGAAAAATCAGGTACCAGGAAAAGAAAAAAAGGAAAGACTTTCACAACTGAATAAAATTGCTGATCTCTCAAGAAAAAATTATCTGAAGAGTATGATGGGGGCTAAAGTTAATGTATTGGCAGAAAGCCATTTAAAAGATGTTTTTTTTGGATATGATGAATATTATATCCCACATTATATTCAATTTCATGATATAAAAATTGAAAAAGGTCAGTTTTTGCAGACTGAAATATCTTCTTTGTCTAAAGAAAATAAAGGGGTGGTATCAAATGTTTTATAA
- a CDS encoding CBS domain-containing protein produces the protein MEIMEKDLTSLMEDESVERFITVCQRHNLSALPIVASNFRLVGYLSETDIIDASLPGYLKLMETTSFIPDSHQFFNGLKKILDRPVSDFMKKRPFKVYFDDTVLHVSDVIIKNKLKVLPVVDDEERLVGVIRRIGLLSKTLSGEIEYES, from the coding sequence ATGGAAATAATGGAGAAAGATCTTACTTCTTTGATGGAGGATGAGAGTGTAGAACGTTTTATTACTGTATGTCAAAGACATAATTTGTCCGCACTTCCTATAGTTGCAAGTAATTTTAGGTTGGTTGGATATTTAAGTGAAACCGATATAATTGATGCATCTCTTCCAGGGTATTTAAAACTTATGGAAACTACTTCTTTTATACCTGATAGTCATCAATTTTTTAATGGATTAAAAAAAATATTGGATCGTCCAGTATCCGATTTTATGAAAAAAAGGCCGTTTAAGGTTTATTTTGATGATACGGTTTTACATGTGTCAGATGTGATTATAAAAAACAAGTTAAAGGTTTTGCCCGTTGTCGATGATGAAGAAAGATTGGTGGGGGTTATTAGAAGAATAGGGCTCCTTAGCAAAACATTAAGCGGTGAAATAGAATATGAATCGTAA
- a CDS encoding 1-phosphofructokinase family hexose kinase — protein sequence MEYDFLSVTLNPSLDREVIIENFEVGNMYRVENSSNSKMEPGGKGINVSIMLSNLQIKSIAGGFLGGHIGNVIQSKLSSYDNITMNFVYSEEESRENIEIIDPLKEVITLINSKGPLIKDKDYDHFLRRYKNSLSLVEHVVVSGSVPPGLKNSVYSDLILEAKKRGKTTYMESIGPCFEEAILNNCPTVVRPDFRRKTEIFGKALESIDDFIDVSKKIIENGARLVVMSYQIFGDVITTNEGVWLFNPEERIEKSHLFGAGDAFMSGILYYIINYNFNYFEAAKFGMASAISKTDYIEKKIGTLEDIKRSLNRFSIERLE from the coding sequence ATGGAGTACGATTTTTTATCTGTTACTTTAAATCCTTCGCTGGATAGAGAAGTTATTATTGAAAATTTTGAAGTAGGGAATATGTATAGAGTTGAAAATTCTTCAAATTCAAAAATGGAGCCTGGAGGCAAAGGGATTAATGTTTCTATAATGCTATCTAATTTGCAAATAAAGTCCATAGCAGGCGGTTTTTTGGGGGGGCACATAGGTAATGTTATTCAGAGCAAACTTTCGTCGTATGATAATATAACAATGAATTTTGTTTATTCAGAAGAAGAAAGCAGAGAAAACATTGAAATAATAGATCCCTTAAAAGAAGTAATAACATTGATAAACAGTAAAGGTCCCTTAATTAAGGATAAAGATTATGATCATTTTTTAAGGAGATATAAAAATTCTCTTTCGCTAGTGGAACATGTGGTTGTTTCAGGGAGCGTTCCGCCAGGATTGAAAAATAGTGTTTATTCCGATCTGATATTGGAAGCTAAGAAAAGAGGAAAAACTACGTATATGGAGTCAATTGGACCTTGTTTTGAAGAAGCTATTTTAAATAATTGCCCTACCGTTGTGAGACCAGATTTTAGAAGAAAAACAGAAATTTTCGGAAAAGCTTTGGAAAGTATAGATGATTTTATTGATGTATCAAAAAAAATCATAGAAAATGGTGCAAGGTTGGTTGTAATGAGTTATCAGATTTTTGGTGATGTAATAACGACTAATGAGGGTGTCTGGCTTTTTAATCCAGAAGAAAGAATCGAAAAGTCACATCTTTTTGGAGCAGGGGATGCATTTATGTCTGGAATATTGTACTACATAATAAATTATAATTTCAATTATTTTGAAGCTGCCAAATTTGGCATGGCGAGTGCCATTTCCAAAACGGATTATATAGAAAAAAAGATAGGAACTTTAGAAGATATAAAAAGAAGTTTAAATAGGTTTTCCATTGAAAGATTAGAATAA